The genomic interval CACGCCCCGTTCATGCTTCACTTTCTCGCCGGATTCAATAGACCCTGCGGCATCCGCAAATTCGTTCAGCAGTGTTTCCGCATCCTTTATGCCGATCTTCACTTTTCGGACTTTCATCTTTTCCTCCTGTTATATGAAACTATATCCCCGTAAAAATCCTTTATAAGCTGCTCGGTTCCTGTAAAGAGATATGGCTTGGTTCTACACCCGTAATGCCGATGATCGCCCTTTTGTTCCGCATTGTCGTACCCGATCACCCGTTGCGTGTTTGCTATATAAACAAGTGAATATTTATACCCATGCGGTTTATCCGAAGATTTCTCAACCTCCCATAATTTAATCTCAATAGTATTGCCAAGCTCGTCTATAACCTTGTTATGAATTATAAGTTTAGCTTTCATGTTGGTACGTTATACCAATGATACACAGATTGTCAATTTTTAATTGCTTCTGCTCTGGTCCTCCCTTATTAGGGACAGAGCCCCTATTATTATAGCATATGGACGGTTCTGAAGACGCTCGCCAGGGAGTCATCGGCGCCGGGAACGCCGACAATATGGACATGGTTCGGCATGAGGCAATAGGCCCAGATGTCGAGACTATGTTTCCGGGCGTATTGATTGAGCAATTCCAGATAGCGGGCATAATCCTCCGCCGCGGCGAACACGGTCTGCCGGTAATTGCCCCGCTGGGTGATATGGTGGGGGTAACCTACTGCTATAGCACGTGATATTCTCGGCATAAAAGAATAGGGGCTCTGTCCCTAATTTCCTATTTAAATTAAATGGACCCACGGCAAATCTTTTTGCACAGCGTTAAACAACCGTTCATCCGCCGTGCTGAGATCGACGCCTTCCTGTTCAGCCAAGGCCAAGTAGCTGGAGTCATAGACAGAACGTCCATAGAGCCGGCAATAATGAAGAACTTTATCGGCAAGAGAATAAACATCATAAAATCGGATGCCCAGGCTCATGAAGCTGCGGAAGGATGATGAAATGGCGCTCTGATCGAGTCGGGCGCGCCGTCCGGCGATCACCAACCCATTCATCAGTTCGTACTGAAGCAGGGACGGCGCCAGTATTTCCAATTCCCCGGCAACGCACTGTTGCAGCAGCGAGATCGCCTGTGCGCCGCACGCCTCATCGACGAGGTACCACTTGAGAATCACGCTCGCATCGACCACCGCCCGTTTCATGGCTTTTCTTCCA from Syntrophales bacterium carries:
- a CDS encoding type II toxin-antitoxin system VapC family toxin, which codes for MKRAVVDASVILKWYLVDEACGAQAISLLQQCVAGELEILAPSLLQYELMNGLVIAGRRARLDQSAISSSFRSFMSLGIRFYDVYSLADKVLHYCRLYGRSVYDSSYLALAEQEGVDLSTADERLFNAVQKDLPWVHLI
- a CDS encoding transposase, which translates into the protein MPRISRAIAVGYPHHITQRGNYRQTVFAAAEDYARYLELLNQYARKHSLDIWAYCLMPNHVHIVGVPGADDSLASVFRTVHML